One region of Desulfobacterales bacterium genomic DNA includes:
- a CDS encoding NADH-ubiquinone oxidoreductase-F iron-sulfur binding region domain-containing protein, which translates to MATLKHLETPSHLEAFRQDILRARDDAKPAVKVCCTTGCRAGGSLKIMDALHRELSDRGLADTIEVKKTGCRGFCEKGPVMAIEPENIFYNQVTPEDVPDIVTQTLLSGDPVSRLLYMDPETKKPIRYEKDIPFFGKQVRRVLANCGRIDPTRIEDYIAAGGYRGLSKALTRMTPDEVIEEVTAAKLRGRGGAGFSTGLKWKFTRQAAGRPKYIVCNADEGDPGAFMDRAVLEGDPHAVLEGMLIGAYAIGAEYGVIYVREEYPLAVEHLQLAIDQMTSLGMLGKSILGTDFHFEMTINKGSGAFVCGEETALMASVEGKRGMPRARPPFPAQAGLDGNPTNINNVETWANIPLIVNHGAAWYAELGTENSKGTKIFSLTGKVNNTGLVEVPIGVTIKEVVYDIGGGIPKGRQFKAVQMGGPSGGCVPAQFINLPIDYDTLQRIGAIMGSGGMVVMDENNCMVEIARFFLNFTQSESCGKCTPCRIGTTQLLEILTRITRGEGKLEDLETIKALGETIMESSLCGLGQTCPKPALSTLKYFTKEYEDHIREHRCAGAACDAMVISACQHACPAGIDVPNYVAAVAEGNYEAAVEIIRERNPFPAVCGRICIHPCEVKCRRGELDAPVAVRLLKRYAADWYFQHIGTAATPFAVTQPGKVAVVGAGPAGLTCGYFLAKRGYRVEVFESQPVAGGMLGIAVPEFRLPRRVIEEEVRYIQSCGVTIHYDTPIDARHTVNDLMAEGFSAVFIAAGAQSSLRLRIPGEEEKLDGVYNGLQFLTDARTGKGIRLRGKVIVIGGGNVAFDAARTALRMGADGVMIYYRRTLQEMPAWEQDIKEAVEEGVVIHPLWAPKEILSKAGRVTGMAFARSCTIWDKNGQARLSIDEDTVQAVDADTVIIAIGQAPDVSFLSRDHLIERSLWGGLEVDANRLATNIPGIFSGGDFIIGPSTVIQAIASGRRAAIAIDKYLLGDKGRVEISDEKTARASSARLALEQPLTEDQPRILADHEAVAERVADFREVEKGFTQDQAHREARRCLRCDLEKEIVNE; encoded by the coding sequence ATGGCGACCCTAAAACATCTTGAAACCCCTTCGCATCTGGAAGCATTTCGGCAAGATATTTTGCGTGCCCGTGATGACGCCAAGCCCGCGGTCAAGGTCTGCTGCACGACCGGGTGCCGGGCGGGCGGATCCTTGAAAATCATGGATGCGCTGCATCGAGAGCTCTCGGACCGGGGGCTGGCCGATACGATTGAGGTGAAGAAAACCGGGTGTCGCGGCTTTTGCGAAAAGGGCCCGGTCATGGCCATCGAGCCGGAAAATATTTTTTATAACCAGGTAACCCCCGAGGATGTCCCTGATATTGTGACGCAAACCCTTCTTTCCGGTGATCCGGTGTCACGGCTGCTTTACATGGATCCGGAAACCAAAAAGCCGATCCGGTATGAAAAGGATATTCCCTTTTTCGGAAAACAGGTTCGCCGGGTGCTGGCCAATTGCGGCCGCATCGATCCCACGCGCATCGAGGATTATATCGCGGCGGGCGGATACCGGGGTTTAAGCAAGGCGCTGACCCGCATGACGCCCGATGAGGTGATCGAGGAGGTCACGGCCGCCAAACTCAGGGGCAGGGGCGGCGCCGGGTTTTCCACGGGTCTGAAATGGAAGTTTACCCGTCAGGCGGCCGGCCGGCCCAAATACATTGTCTGTAACGCGGATGAGGGGGATCCCGGCGCGTTTATGGATCGTGCGGTTTTGGAAGGAGATCCGCACGCCGTGCTGGAAGGCATGCTCATCGGCGCCTATGCGATTGGTGCCGAATACGGGGTGATCTATGTGCGCGAGGAATATCCCCTGGCCGTTGAACACCTGCAGTTGGCCATTGATCAGATGACATCGCTCGGCATGCTTGGAAAAAGTATTCTGGGCACGGATTTTCACTTTGAGATGACGATCAACAAGGGATCCGGCGCTTTTGTCTGCGGCGAGGAAACCGCACTCATGGCCTCCGTGGAGGGAAAACGTGGCATGCCCCGGGCCAGGCCCCCTTTCCCCGCGCAGGCGGGGTTGGACGGCAACCCCACCAATATCAATAACGTGGAGACCTGGGCCAATATTCCGCTCATCGTCAACCATGGGGCCGCATGGTATGCCGAACTGGGTACCGAAAACAGCAAGGGCACCAAGATCTTCTCCCTGACCGGCAAGGTCAACAACACGGGACTTGTCGAGGTTCCCATCGGGGTCACCATCAAGGAGGTTGTCTACGATATCGGCGGCGGCATTCCCAAGGGCAGACAATTTAAGGCGGTGCAGATGGGCGGCCCTTCAGGCGGCTGTGTGCCGGCCCAGTTCATCAACCTGCCCATCGATTACGATACCCTTCAGCGCATCGGCGCCATCATGGGTTCGGGCGGCATGGTGGTTATGGACGAGAATAATTGCATGGTGGAGATCGCCCGGTTCTTTCTCAACTTCACTCAGTCCGAATCCTGCGGTAAATGCACGCCGTGCCGTATCGGAACGACCCAGTTGCTGGAGATTTTAACCCGGATTACCCGCGGAGAGGGCAAACTCGAGGATTTGGAGACGATCAAGGCCCTGGGTGAAACCATCATGGAATCCTCCCTGTGCGGCCTGGGCCAGACTTGCCCCAAGCCTGCATTGTCCACCCTTAAATACTTCACGAAGGAATATGAGGATCATATTCGGGAACATCGCTGCGCAGGCGCCGCCTGTGATGCCATGGTGATTTCGGCCTGTCAGCATGCCTGCCCCGCCGGCATTGATGTTCCCAATTATGTGGCAGCCGTTGCCGAAGGAAATTATGAAGCGGCCGTGGAGATCATTCGAGAGCGAAACCCCTTTCCGGCCGTGTGCGGCCGAATCTGTATTCATCCTTGCGAGGTCAAATGCCGCCGGGGCGAGCTGGATGCGCCGGTGGCCGTTCGGCTGTTGAAACGCTATGCCGCAGATTGGTATTTTCAGCACATCGGCACGGCGGCAACGCCGTTTGCCGTCACGCAACCCGGCAAGGTGGCGGTGGTGGGGGCGGGTCCTGCCGGATTAACCTGCGGGTATTTTCTGGCAAAGCGGGGATACCGGGTAGAGGTGTTTGAATCCCAGCCCGTGGCCGGCGGCATGCTCGGCATTGCGGTGCCGGAGTTCCGTCTGCCGCGACGGGTGATCGAAGAAGAGGTGCGCTATATTCAAAGCTGCGGGGTCACCATTCACTACGACACGCCCATCGATGCCCGGCATACCGTCAACGATCTGATGGCCGAGGGCTTCAGCGCAGTGTTTATCGCCGCCGGTGCCCAGTCCAGTTTGCGCTTAAGAATTCCAGGGGAAGAAGAGAAGCTTGACGGGGTGTATAACGGCTTGCAGTTTTTGACGGATGCGCGAACCGGCAAAGGCATTCGGTTGCGCGGAAAGGTCATTGTGATCGGCGGCGGGAATGTGGCTTTTGATGCCGCCAGAACCGCGTTGCGAATGGGTGCGGACGGGGTCATGATTTACTACCGCAGAACCCTTCAGGAAATGCCGGCCTGGGAGCAGGATATCAAGGAGGCTGTCGAGGAAGGCGTGGTCATTCATCCCCTGTGGGCGCCCAAGGAAATTCTTTCAAAAGCGGGCCGGGTCACCGGCATGGCGTTTGCGCGAAGTTGCACCATCTGGGATAAAAACGGCCAGGCGCGCCTCAGTATTGATGAGGACACGGTACAGGCGGTGGATGCCGACACCGTGATCATCGCCATCGGTCAGGCGCCGGATGTCTCTTTTCTCTCCAGGGACCATCTGATAGAGCGGTCCCTGTGGGGCGGTCTCGAAGTAGACGCCAACCGGTTGGCCACCAATATTCCCGGGATTTTTTCAGGCGGGGATTTTATCATCGGTCCCAGCACGGTCATACAGGCCATCGCTTCCGGCAGAAGAGCGGCCATTGCCATTGACAAATATCTGCTCGGTGATAAGGGCCGGGTTGAAATTTCGGATGAGAAAACCGCCAGGGCTTCGAGCGCCAGACTGGCCCTGGAGCAGCCCCTCACGGAGGATCAACCCCGGATTTTGGCCGATCATGAAGCGGTCGCGGAAAGAGTCGCGGATTTTCGAGAGGTTGAAAAAGGATTTACTCAGGACCAGGCGCACCGGGAGGCTAGGCGTTGTCTGCGGTGTGATCTGGAAAAGGAGATCGTAAACGAATGA
- a CDS encoding methylenetetrahydrofolate reductase C-terminal domain-containing protein, producing MIRSITQPKSEEEIDRLLTGLGRVFIIGCGTCVTLTRTGGEPEVAAMKAKLSGKGKLVTGLTVVPVACDNLTREVLSEFGARIDQADVLLVMTCAFGVQTIARQLKVFVVPALDTLFIGKETGVGLYDEICTQCGTCVIGETGGICPVTNCHKGLVNGPCGGTNHGMCEIDVNKDCAWTLIYNRLKELGRLDAMKKYQPPRNHQGEPKPGKLKLPAG from the coding sequence ATGATCAGATCCATCACCCAACCCAAATCGGAAGAAGAAATTGACCGGCTTTTAACCGGACTCGGCAGAGTGTTTATCATCGGCTGCGGCACCTGTGTGACGCTTACCCGCACCGGTGGGGAGCCTGAAGTCGCCGCCATGAAAGCAAAACTTTCCGGAAAGGGAAAACTCGTCACCGGACTCACGGTGGTGCCCGTGGCCTGTGATAACCTGACCCGGGAGGTTCTATCCGAATTCGGCGCCCGGATTGATCAGGCGGACGTGCTGCTGGTGATGACCTGCGCCTTTGGGGTGCAGACCATTGCCAGGCAGTTGAAGGTGTTCGTGGTGCCGGCCCTGGATACGCTCTTTATCGGCAAGGAGACCGGCGTCGGGCTGTACGATGAAATCTGCACACAATGCGGTACCTGCGTCATCGGCGAAACCGGCGGCATTTGCCCGGTCACCAATTGCCACAAGGGCTTGGTCAACGGCCCCTGCGGCGGCACCAATCACGGCATGTGCGAGATCGATGTCAACAAGGACTGCGCGTGGACTTTGATATACAACCGCTTAAAGGAACTTGGCCGGCTCGATGCCATGAAAAAGTATCAGCCGCCCAGAAACCATCAGGGCGAGCCCAAACCCGGAAAGTTGAAACTGCCGGCAGGATAG
- a CDS encoding methylenetetrahydrofolate reductase, whose amino-acid sequence MVSSFKTALSSGKFVVTSEVAPPKGTNLEKFKHHIELLKDKVDAMNVTDHQSSVMRYPSLGGAILAKEMGGEVILQMTCRDRNRLALQADLLFAHTRGVQNVLCLTGDSIILGDHKEAKSVFDLDSSQLLEAIRTLEKGRDLGGNDLDGEVSFCAGAIVTPEADPLEPQLIKFEKKIDAGAEFIQTQAVYDLEHFKTFMTYARQFDVKILAGIILLTSAPMARFMNKNIAGVSVPQALIDEMTAAPKGKALTRGIEIAGRMIKRIKEENLCDGVHIMAIGKEETVPDIMAAAGL is encoded by the coding sequence ATGGTGTCATCATTTAAAACGGCACTGAGTTCGGGAAAATTCGTGGTGACCAGCGAGGTCGCGCCTCCCAAGGGGACGAATCTTGAAAAATTCAAGCATCATATCGAGTTGCTGAAAGACAAGGTGGATGCCATGAACGTGACCGATCATCAAAGTTCGGTCATGCGGTATCCGTCCCTGGGCGGCGCGATTCTGGCAAAAGAAATGGGCGGAGAGGTCATTTTGCAGATGACCTGCCGGGACCGAAACCGGCTGGCCCTGCAAGCGGATTTGCTCTTTGCGCACACGCGGGGGGTCCAAAACGTGCTGTGCCTCACGGGGGATTCCATTATTCTGGGCGATCACAAAGAGGCCAAAAGCGTCTTTGATCTCGATTCAAGCCAGTTGCTGGAAGCGATTCGAACCCTGGAGAAGGGGAGAGATCTTGGCGGCAACGATCTGGACGGCGAGGTGTCCTTTTGCGCCGGCGCGATCGTAACACCGGAAGCAGACCCCCTGGAGCCCCAGCTTATCAAATTCGAGAAAAAAATCGATGCCGGCGCCGAGTTCATTCAAACTCAGGCCGTCTACGACCTGGAACACTTTAAAACCTTCATGACCTATGCCCGCCAGTTTGACGTGAAAATCCTGGCTGGGATTATTTTATTGACCTCCGCGCCCATGGCCCGTTTTATGAATAAAAACATCGCGGGCGTCAGTGTTCCCCAGGCCCTGATCGATGAGATGACCGCAGCCCCCAAAGGAAAAGCCCTGACCCGGGGAATAGAGATCGCCGGCCGAATGATCAAACGAATCAAGGAAGAAAACCTGTGCGACGGGGTGCATATCATGGCCATCGGCAAGGAGGAAACCGTCCCGGACATCATGGCGGCCGCTGGCTTATGA
- a CDS encoding Hsp20/alpha crystallin family protein has translation MDIKKLAPWNWFKQEEDAGKKMQVQHTGPQGQHHPLYHQIHQEFDRLFDNMVRGFWMPQTSLLESDFSQLGHGILKPTLDIGSTEKEYAVTVEVPGVDEKDIKLELSDNTLTIRGEKKREQEEKEKDYYRLERSYGSFQRILSLPDDADQDNIQAGFKKGVLTITIPRKALPKPDVKRIEVKKAT, from the coding sequence ATGGATATCAAGAAACTGGCTCCCTGGAATTGGTTCAAACAAGAAGAAGATGCCGGAAAAAAAATGCAAGTACAGCATACCGGACCTCAGGGGCAACACCATCCTTTGTATCATCAGATTCATCAGGAATTTGACCGGTTATTTGACAATATGGTCAGAGGGTTCTGGATGCCTCAAACGAGCCTTTTGGAATCGGATTTCTCACAATTGGGCCACGGCATTCTCAAACCCACTTTAGACATCGGGTCCACGGAAAAGGAGTACGCCGTCACCGTTGAAGTCCCCGGTGTGGACGAAAAGGATATCAAGCTCGAACTTTCCGATAACACACTGACCATTCGAGGAGAAAAGAAGCGAGAGCAAGAGGAAAAGGAAAAAGATTATTACCGCCTTGAACGCTCTTACGGGTCTTTCCAACGAATTCTTTCGTTGCCGGATGACGCAGATCAGGACAACATACAGGCGGGGTTTAAAAAAGGCGTTCTGACCATTACGATACCGCGCAAAGCGTTGCCCAAACCGGATGTGAAGCGGATTGAGGTTAAAAAAGCGACCTAA
- the gtfA gene encoding sucrose phosphorylase: MTLKNQVQLITYPDSLGNNLVELHFVLRKYLRNRIGGLHLLPFYPSSADRGFSPLRYDEVDPNFGTWRDVEEIAQDFDLTIDFMVNHISRQSVFFQDYITKGTNSEFADMFLSFNKLSPDGEISVEDLDKVYTRKPRPPFTVIQRADGSNEKIWCTFEFEQIDLDWQSPKTLEVMRNYLIRLARIDIKMLRLDAIAYATVKIGTDCFFQEPQIWELLEWIKNYTEPFEAELLPEVHENHEYQLRLAEKGYWVYDFALPMLVLHSLYHHTHRRLVDWLKICPQKQITTLDTHDGIGVVDVFKLMSEEEIAAALSTLDEKGGNVKRLYSGPEYQNLDVYQVNCTYYSALGCNDDAYIAARAIQFFTPGIPQVYYVGLLAGKNDIALLEQTKNGRDINRHNYSLDEIAEEIKRPVVQRLLRLMELRNGYPAFNGTFHIQNTNEDRLGLSWVLPPYQAHLDLDLNTFDTRITYYDPETDRQVELRA; encoded by the coding sequence ATGACGCTTAAAAATCAGGTCCAACTCATCACCTATCCGGACAGCCTTGGGAACAATCTGGTGGAATTGCATTTCGTGCTTCGAAAATATTTACGCAACCGCATCGGCGGCCTGCACCTGTTGCCATTTTATCCGTCATCCGCCGATCGGGGATTTTCGCCCTTGCGATACGATGAAGTGGACCCCAATTTCGGCACATGGCGAGATGTGGAGGAAATCGCTCAGGACTTTGATCTTACCATCGACTTTATGGTCAATCATATTTCCCGGCAATCGGTGTTTTTTCAGGATTACATCACAAAGGGCACAAACAGCGAGTTCGCGGATATGTTTTTAAGCTTCAACAAGCTCAGCCCGGACGGCGAAATTTCTGTGGAGGACCTGGACAAGGTTTACACACGCAAACCCCGCCCGCCATTTACGGTCATCCAAAGGGCCGACGGCTCGAATGAAAAAATCTGGTGCACCTTTGAATTCGAGCAAATCGATCTGGATTGGCAATCGCCAAAAACCCTTGAAGTGATGAGAAATTATCTAATCCGCCTGGCAAGAATCGATATCAAGATGCTTCGGTTGGACGCCATTGCCTATGCGACCGTTAAAATCGGTACCGACTGCTTTTTTCAGGAACCGCAGATTTGGGAGCTACTTGAATGGATAAAAAATTATACCGAGCCTTTTGAAGCGGAATTATTGCCTGAAGTCCATGAAAATCATGAGTATCAGCTGCGCTTAGCCGAAAAAGGCTATTGGGTCTATGATTTCGCCCTACCGATGCTGGTGCTCCATTCATTGTATCACCACACCCACCGCCGATTGGTGGACTGGCTTAAAATCTGCCCGCAAAAACAAATCACCACCCTGGACACCCACGACGGTATCGGTGTGGTGGATGTCTTCAAGTTAATGTCCGAGGAAGAAATTGCAGCCGCGCTAAGCACGCTCGATGAAAAAGGCGGCAACGTCAAGCGGCTTTATTCCGGCCCCGAATACCAGAACCTGGATGTTTATCAGGTCAACTGCACTTATTATTCGGCGCTGGGGTGCAATGACGATGCCTACATCGCCGCCAGAGCAATTCAGTTTTTCACCCCGGGGATTCCGCAGGTGTATTATGTGGGCTTATTGGCCGGGAAAAATGACATCGCACTTTTGGAGCAAACCAAAAACGGCCGGGATATCAACCGCCACAATTATTCGCTTGATGAAATCGCGGAGGAAATCAAAAGACCGGTGGTTCAGCGGCTGCTGCGGCTCATGGAACTTAGAAATGGATACCCGGCATTTAACGGCACCTTTCATATTCAAAACACCAATGAGGACCGGTTGGGACTATCCTGGGTACTGCCGCCGTACCAGGCGCATCTGGATTTGGATCTGAACACATTTGACACCCGAATAACGTATTATGATCCGGAAACGGACCGGCAGGTGGAATTGAGAGCCTGA